A window of the Acidovorax sp. YS12 genome harbors these coding sequences:
- a CDS encoding ferredoxin family protein, whose translation MTHVVSENCIKCKYTDCVDVCPVDCFVEGPNMLVINPDECIDCAVCVPECPANAIFAEEDLPSAELAFIKINADLTNAPGWKPITKRKAALPDADEWNGQPGKVKDLQR comes from the coding sequence ATGACCCACGTCGTTTCCGAAAACTGCATCAAGTGCAAATACACCGATTGCGTGGACGTATGCCCCGTTGACTGCTTCGTCGAGGGCCCGAACATGCTGGTCATCAACCCGGACGAATGTATCGACTGCGCCGTCTGCGTGCCCGAGTGCCCGGCCAACGCCATCTTCGCCGAGGAAGACCTGCCCTCCGCCGAGCTGGCCTTCATCAAGATCAACGCCGACCTGACCAACGCCCCCGGCTGGAAGCCCATCACCAAGCGCAAGGCCGCCCTGCCCGACGCCGACGAGTGGAACGGCCAGCCCGGCAAGGTGAAGGATCTGCAGCGCTAA
- a CDS encoding NAD(P)/FAD-dependent oxidoreductase, with amino-acid sequence MHSTDALVIGAGPVGLFQVFQLGLQGLRAHVIDALPHLGGQCAALYGDKPIHDIPALPACTGHELVQRLHAQTAPFAPVFHLGQPVSALRALPEGGFHAATAQGGAWRARAVFLATGVGAFVPRALKLPGLDAFEGGQLRYRLDGNACLAGQRVVVHGGDEAAVQQAIDCATAPEALRPARTTLQHRRDVFDAPPALLATLQALRAAGRIEVAIGVASGIVQEQGRLAALALAAPDGQLLRLPLDLLLVRLGLVPRLGPIADWGLALERKQLVVDTATFATSVPGIHAVGDAVTYPGKRKLIVSGFHEATLAAFGAAEWLAGHKLPLEYTTSSERLQQRLGVAPSL; translated from the coding sequence ATGCACAGCACCGACGCCCTCGTCATCGGCGCCGGGCCCGTGGGCCTGTTCCAGGTATTCCAGCTCGGCCTGCAGGGGCTGCGGGCCCATGTGATCGACGCGCTGCCCCACCTGGGCGGCCAGTGCGCCGCGCTGTACGGCGACAAGCCCATCCACGACATTCCGGCCCTCCCCGCCTGCACCGGCCACGAACTGGTGCAGCGCCTGCACGCGCAAACCGCGCCTTTCGCCCCCGTCTTCCACCTCGGCCAGCCAGTGAGCGCCCTGCGGGCGCTGCCCGAGGGCGGCTTTCACGCCGCCACGGCGCAAGGCGGCGCATGGCGCGCGCGCGCCGTCTTCCTCGCCACCGGCGTGGGCGCCTTCGTGCCGCGTGCGCTCAAGCTGCCGGGCCTGGACGCCTTCGAGGGCGGCCAGCTGCGCTACCGCCTCGACGGCAACGCCTGCCTGGCCGGGCAACGGGTGGTGGTGCATGGCGGCGACGAAGCCGCCGTGCAGCAGGCCATTGACTGCGCCACCGCGCCCGAGGCGCTGCGCCCCGCGCGCACCACGCTGCAGCACCGCCGCGACGTATTCGACGCCCCGCCCGCGCTGCTGGCCACGCTGCAGGCGCTGCGCGCGGCGGGCCGCATCGAGGTCGCCATCGGCGTGGCCAGCGGCATCGTGCAGGAACAGGGGCGCCTGGCCGCGCTGGCGCTGGCCGCGCCCGACGGCCAGCTGCTGCGCCTGCCGCTGGACCTGCTGCTGGTGCGCCTGGGCCTGGTGCCGCGCCTGGGCCCCATCGCCGACTGGGGCCTGGCGCTCGAACGCAAGCAGCTCGTGGTGGACACCGCCACCTTCGCCACCAGCGTGCCCGGCATCCATGCCGTGGGCGATGCCGTCACCTACCCCGGCAAGCGCAAGCTCATCGTGAGCGGCTTCCACGAGGCCACGCTCGCCGCCTTCGGCGCCGCCGAATGGCTGGCCGGGCACAAGCTGCCGCTGGAATACACCACCAGCAGCGAGCGCCTGCAGCAGCGCCTGGGCGTCGCCCCATCCCTCTAA
- a CDS encoding EAL domain-containing protein — translation MHLSANETTMPRLHLIGTLSLVLVVTLAMAVFYSWRNEREQRTAFARIEQVITQQQRERLITEMQSAVGYLEFLRLRTEDVLRSSIVEQVDAAMQIAQAIHDREAPNRPPAQVRKLITEALRPARFFDGRGYFFIDDMQGRFVLLPTAPQYEGRAGIDNRDDAGNYIMRGLVNAAYLPQGKGFFRYRWYRPDTPQAMGDKVAYVRHFAPYDWLIGTGDYLYEWEARQKREAMQRLRGLRFGASGSVGLIDAEGRSLLSPNNPALEGLLPTQMPALEQRALQKLRDVAQAGGGFIEYEWPRPGARAGEPLGRKTALVTTYAPWGWVLVTSMFNDELHSTLRAETRAHEEGNTQQRLELALMVLGALALGVAGSFGFSHWSRRLFASYHHELRQAQENLRIAAIAFESQEGIFVTDTRGVILRVNRSFTTISGYSAEEAIGQTPALMKSGRHGPEFYAAMRQAIATAGAWSGEIWNRRKSGAIFPEWLTITAVKTEAGEVTHYVSTLTDITQRKAAEEEIRHLAYYDPLTRLPNRRLLLDRLQQALRSSQRARRQGALMFIDLDNFKLVNDSLGHEQGDLLLQEMGRRLVASVREDDTVARLGGDEFVVVLEGLSPQPCQAAQEAEAVAEKMLRALAAPVALDGHEVRGTCSIGVVLFADDQARTEDLMKHADLAMYQAKESGRNTVRFFDPEMHAAVVHRVALEQDLRTGLQQGQLRLFYQPQVDAQGRIVGAEALVRWSHPRRGLVSPAEFIPLAEDTGLILPLGQWVLQTACDQLARWATEPGREQLTLAVNISGRQLRQPDFVALVLQALEHSGAPAHRLKLELTESLLLDNPQDAITKMAALQARGVCFSLDDFGTGYSSLAYLRQLPLSQLKIDQSFVHNLGADPRAAAIVRTIVTLADSLGLDVIAEGVETQEQRDNLARNGCHTCQGYLFSRPVPVEELVFATD, via the coding sequence ATGCATCTTTCCGCCAATGAAACCACCATGCCCAGGCTGCACCTGATCGGCACCCTGAGCCTGGTTCTGGTGGTCACGCTGGCCATGGCCGTTTTCTACTCGTGGCGCAACGAGCGCGAGCAGCGCACGGCGTTCGCGCGCATCGAGCAGGTCATCACGCAGCAGCAGCGCGAGCGCCTCATCACCGAAATGCAGTCGGCGGTGGGCTACCTGGAATTCCTGCGCCTGCGCACCGAGGACGTGCTGCGCAGCAGCATCGTCGAGCAGGTGGATGCGGCGATGCAGATCGCCCAGGCCATCCACGACCGCGAGGCGCCGAACCGCCCGCCCGCGCAGGTGCGCAAGCTCATCACCGAGGCGCTGCGGCCGGCGCGCTTCTTCGACGGCCGGGGCTACTTCTTCATCGACGACATGCAGGGCCGCTTCGTGCTACTGCCCACCGCGCCGCAGTACGAGGGGCGCGCGGGCATCGACAACCGCGACGACGCGGGCAACTACATCATGCGCGGCCTCGTCAACGCCGCCTACCTGCCGCAGGGCAAGGGGTTCTTCCGCTACCGCTGGTACCGCCCGGACACACCCCAGGCCATGGGCGACAAGGTGGCCTACGTGCGCCACTTCGCGCCCTACGACTGGCTCATCGGCACGGGCGACTACCTGTACGAGTGGGAAGCACGGCAAAAGCGCGAGGCCATGCAGCGCCTGCGCGGGCTGCGCTTCGGCGCCAGCGGCTCGGTCGGCCTGATCGACGCCGAGGGGCGCTCGCTGCTCAGCCCCAACAACCCCGCGCTGGAAGGCCTGCTGCCCACGCAGATGCCCGCGCTGGAGCAGCGCGCCCTGCAGAAGCTGCGCGACGTGGCCCAGGCCGGGGGCGGCTTCATCGAATACGAATGGCCCCGCCCCGGCGCGCGCGCAGGCGAGCCCCTGGGCCGCAAGACCGCCCTGGTCACCACCTACGCCCCCTGGGGCTGGGTGCTGGTGACGTCGATGTTCAACGACGAGCTGCACTCCACGCTGCGCGCCGAGACCCGCGCCCACGAGGAAGGCAACACCCAGCAGCGGCTGGAGCTGGCGCTGATGGTGCTGGGCGCGCTGGCGCTGGGCGTGGCCGGCTCGTTCGGCTTCTCGCACTGGTCGCGCCGCCTGTTCGCCAGCTACCACCACGAGCTGCGGCAGGCGCAGGAAAACCTGCGCATCGCGGCCATTGCCTTCGAATCGCAGGAGGGCATCTTCGTCACCGACACGCGCGGCGTGATCCTGCGCGTGAACCGCTCGTTCACCACCATCTCGGGCTACAGCGCCGAGGAAGCCATCGGCCAGACCCCGGCGCTGATGAAGTCGGGGCGCCACGGGCCCGAGTTCTACGCCGCCATGCGGCAGGCCATCGCCACCGCCGGGGCCTGGTCGGGCGAGATCTGGAACCGCCGCAAGAGCGGCGCCATCTTCCCCGAGTGGCTGACCATCACCGCCGTGAAGACCGAGGCGGGCGAGGTGACGCACTACGTCAGCACGCTCACCGACATCACCCAGCGCAAGGCGGCGGAGGAGGAAATCCGCCACCTGGCCTACTACGACCCGCTGACCCGCCTGCCCAACCGCCGCCTGCTGCTCGACCGCCTGCAGCAGGCGCTGCGCAGCAGCCAGCGCGCGCGGCGCCAGGGCGCGCTGATGTTCATCGACCTGGACAACTTCAAGCTGGTCAACGACAGCCTGGGCCACGAGCAGGGCGACCTGCTGCTGCAGGAGATGGGGCGGCGCCTGGTGGCCTCGGTGCGCGAGGACGACACCGTGGCGCGCCTGGGCGGCGACGAGTTCGTGGTGGTGCTCGAAGGCCTGAGCCCGCAGCCCTGCCAGGCCGCCCAGGAGGCCGAGGCCGTCGCCGAGAAAATGCTGCGCGCCCTGGCGGCCCCGGTGGCGCTGGACGGCCACGAAGTGCGCGGCACCTGCAGCATCGGCGTGGTGCTGTTCGCCGACGACCAGGCGCGCACCGAGGACCTGATGAAGCATGCCGACCTGGCCATGTACCAGGCCAAGGAGTCGGGGCGCAACACCGTGCGCTTCTTCGACCCCGAGATGCACGCAGCCGTGGTGCACCGCGTGGCCCTGGAGCAGGACCTGCGCACCGGCCTGCAGCAAGGCCAGCTGCGGCTGTTCTACCAGCCCCAGGTGGATGCACAGGGCCGCATCGTCGGGGCCGAGGCGCTGGTGCGCTGGAGCCATCCGCGGCGCGGCCTGGTCTCGCCCGCCGAGTTCATCCCCCTGGCCGAGGACACCGGGCTGATCCTGCCGCTGGGCCAGTGGGTGCTGCAGACCGCCTGCGACCAGCTCGCGCGCTGGGCCACGGAGCCCGGGCGAGAACAGCTCACGCTGGCGGTGAACATCAGCGGCCGGCAACTGCGCCAGCCCGACTTCGTGGCGCTGGTGCTGCAAGCGCTGGAGCACAGCGGCGCGCCGGCGCACCGGCTGAAGCTGGAGCTGACCGAGAGCCTGCTGCTGGACAACCCGCAGGACGCCATCACCAAGATGGCGGCGCTGCAGGCGCGCGGGGTGTGCTTCTCGCTCGACGACTTCGGCACCGGCTATTCCTCGCTCGCCTACCTGCGGCAGCTGCCGCTGAGCCAGCTCAAGATCGACCAGAGCTTCGTGCACAACCTGGGCGCCGACCCGCGCGCCGCGGCCATCGTGCGCACCATCGTCACCCTGGCCGACAGCCTGGGGCTGGACGTGATCGCCGAGGGCGTGGAAACCCAGGAGCAGCGCGACAACCTCGCGCGCAACGGCTGCCACACCTGCCAGGGCTACCTGTTCAGCCGGCCCGTGCCGGTGGAGGAACTGGTTTTTGCTACCGATTGA
- a CDS encoding TonB-dependent receptor codes for MRQHLLGFAPWLLTLSNAFAQGGGCQAPPGADGSAAEIVALSGQGQARADGAAPWAAAALAQRLPPGAEVRTLALSSAALLLADRTQIRLAAQAQVRLCDARPAQTRLELAVGRLWARAKGQGVNVELRTPAVLAAVRGTDWDVEVDAQGRTTLTVLSGRIDVSNAQGAVVLGPSEQAVAEPGQAPVKRLLVRPRERVQWVMAPALTPPGWPELADATAPGAAWRAPALQALRAGRLAALREQVDARLRAQPADPLAQRLRAETEVAEGQLGAAQQRLLQVWHMAGDAAAAARRAALLLALEQGDAARAFIAQARAQAPHAVALLLADADARRLDGDAGGALALYRQAAAQARGTPEEGAALAGLGRALRERGDLAAARAALAQAVQRQPHDADTLAQAATADAQALRFGAAAEGFGQALAQAGDDYVALAGAGLLALQRGQSAAARELLLKALVIEPRYAQAQVWLAVAEYRLGQAGAAFDALERARQADPRDPLPWQIAAVLHNDAGEPEQAVAAAREALARLPYLKSLNPLASDSQGSASLGKALADFGLEHWARAYVQQSYYPLWAGSHFFLANRYESEYARMSELYQGYLSDPTVFGASEKHPGVFLTALHEASLGLSGTREALRNTASADAGLRGFSAAPLPLAWLLRTDGVVMQPRDGPPGSLYRMHAPQMQLALGVRPTDRLGLFAMVTEGRMRYRFPWGLDFGNGITFSDTARYATRRGDFGGSWRWSADAQTWFKLHRVSDDTGLSLDDAQWGPQAYTYRSQEYGLYLRHTAQTGALRWSLGWESVRRSAGSEIRDDLVASPRTNLERYDMPWAALEWAHGPWRLHAAATWPRLRFQEDNAYRDSLTGEDLLEPASQGTRLARQLRPRLGASYRWGPGRALHWAWQESLHAPGTHTLAPVATGAIPIDYQYQLPGSLARKHAVQLDWELGPRSFATASLAQQEIRNPRMADGRLYGQAMGALFDYVGTLAPAQMSAQTQIDPYQGTPRFGHGRLRQAGVALNQVLAPRWSLLASYAWADARNLGAGYEGLRLPGVPRHTAVLGSTWRHTGRGYTVLGMVYRGGRFADEANTQAQAPGWTVSLAHALESPSREWALYLSAQQALQPGEKPVLWALLRWRPGSTP; via the coding sequence ATGCGCCAGCATCTTCTGGGGTTCGCCCCATGGCTTCTGACCCTGTCCAACGCGTTCGCCCAGGGCGGCGGCTGCCAGGCGCCGCCCGGGGCCGATGGCAGCGCCGCCGAGATCGTCGCCCTGAGCGGCCAGGGCCAGGCGCGCGCCGACGGCGCCGCGCCCTGGGCCGCCGCCGCGCTGGCGCAGCGCCTGCCGCCGGGGGCCGAGGTGCGCACCCTGGCGCTGTCCTCCGCGGCCTTGCTGCTGGCCGACCGCACGCAGATCCGCCTGGCCGCGCAGGCCCAGGTGCGGCTGTGCGACGCGCGCCCGGCGCAAACCCGGCTGGAGCTGGCCGTGGGCCGCCTGTGGGCGCGTGCCAAGGGCCAGGGCGTGAACGTGGAGCTGCGCACCCCGGCGGTGCTGGCGGCGGTGCGCGGCACGGATTGGGACGTGGAGGTCGATGCCCAGGGGCGCACCACGCTCACCGTGCTGTCCGGGCGCATCGACGTGTCCAACGCCCAGGGCGCGGTGGTGCTCGGGCCGTCCGAGCAGGCCGTGGCCGAACCCGGCCAGGCCCCCGTCAAGCGCCTGCTGGTGCGCCCGCGCGAGCGCGTGCAGTGGGTCATGGCGCCCGCGCTCACGCCCCCGGGCTGGCCCGAACTGGCCGACGCCACGGCGCCCGGTGCCGCCTGGCGCGCCCCGGCCTTGCAGGCGCTGCGCGCGGGCCGCCTGGCCGCGCTGCGCGAGCAGGTGGACGCGCGCCTGCGCGCCCAGCCCGCCGACCCCCTGGCCCAGCGCCTGCGCGCCGAAACCGAGGTGGCCGAGGGCCAGCTCGGCGCCGCGCAGCAGCGCCTGCTGCAGGTCTGGCACATGGCGGGCGACGCTGCGGCCGCCGCGCGCCGCGCCGCGTTGCTGCTGGCGCTGGAGCAGGGCGATGCGGCGCGCGCCTTCATCGCCCAGGCGCGCGCCCAGGCGCCCCACGCCGTGGCGCTGCTGCTGGCCGACGCCGACGCCCGCCGCCTCGATGGCGATGCCGGTGGCGCCCTGGCCCTGTACCGCCAGGCCGCCGCGCAGGCGCGCGGCACCCCGGAGGAAGGCGCCGCCCTGGCCGGCCTGGGCCGCGCGCTGCGCGAGCGCGGCGACCTGGCCGCCGCGCGCGCCGCCCTGGCCCAGGCCGTGCAGCGCCAGCCGCACGACGCCGACACCCTGGCCCAGGCCGCCACCGCCGATGCGCAGGCGCTGCGCTTCGGCGCTGCTGCAGAGGGCTTCGGCCAGGCGCTGGCGCAGGCGGGCGACGACTACGTGGCCCTGGCGGGCGCGGGCCTGCTGGCGCTGCAGCGCGGCCAGAGCGCGGCCGCGCGCGAACTGCTGCTCAAGGCCCTGGTGATCGAGCCGCGCTACGCCCAGGCCCAGGTGTGGCTGGCCGTGGCCGAATACCGGCTGGGCCAGGCGGGCGCGGCCTTCGACGCCCTGGAGCGCGCGCGCCAGGCCGACCCGCGCGACCCGCTGCCCTGGCAGATCGCCGCGGTGCTGCACAACGACGCGGGCGAGCCCGAGCAGGCCGTGGCCGCCGCGCGCGAGGCCCTGGCGCGCCTGCCCTACCTGAAATCGCTCAACCCGCTGGCGAGCGACAGCCAGGGCTCGGCCAGCCTGGGCAAGGCGCTGGCCGACTTCGGCCTGGAGCACTGGGCGCGCGCCTACGTGCAGCAGTCCTACTACCCGCTGTGGGCGGGCAGCCATTTCTTCCTGGCCAACCGCTACGAGAGCGAATACGCCCGCATGTCGGAGCTGTACCAAGGCTACCTGAGCGACCCCACGGTGTTCGGCGCGAGCGAAAAGCACCCCGGCGTGTTCCTGACCGCGCTGCACGAGGCCAGCCTGGGCCTGAGCGGCACGCGCGAGGCCTTGCGCAACACCGCCAGCGCCGACGCGGGCCTGCGCGGCTTCAGCGCCGCGCCGCTGCCGCTGGCCTGGCTGTTGCGCACCGATGGGGTGGTGATGCAGCCGCGCGACGGCCCGCCTGGCAGCCTGTACCGCATGCACGCGCCGCAGATGCAACTGGCCCTGGGCGTGCGCCCCACGGACCGCCTGGGCCTGTTCGCGATGGTTACCGAGGGGCGCATGCGCTACCGCTTTCCCTGGGGGCTGGACTTCGGCAACGGCATCACCTTCAGCGACACCGCGCGCTACGCCACGCGGCGCGGCGATTTCGGCGGCTCCTGGCGCTGGTCGGCCGATGCGCAGACCTGGTTCAAGCTGCACCGCGTCAGCGACGACACCGGCCTGTCGCTCGACGACGCGCAGTGGGGCCCGCAGGCCTACACCTACCGCAGCCAGGAATACGGCCTGTACCTGCGCCACACAGCGCAGACCGGGGCGCTGCGCTGGAGCCTGGGCTGGGAGAGCGTGCGCCGCAGCGCTGGCAGTGAGATCCGCGACGACCTCGTGGCCTCGCCGCGCACCAACCTGGAGCGCTACGACATGCCCTGGGCCGCGCTGGAATGGGCGCACGGCCCGTGGCGCCTGCACGCCGCCGCCACCTGGCCGCGCCTGCGCTTCCAGGAAGACAACGCCTACCGCGACAGCCTGACCGGCGAGGACCTGCTCGAACCTGCAAGCCAGGGCACGCGCCTGGCGCGCCAGCTGCGCCCGCGCCTGGGCGCGAGCTACCGCTGGGGCCCGGGGCGCGCGCTGCACTGGGCCTGGCAGGAGAGCCTGCACGCCCCCGGCACGCACACCCTGGCCCCCGTGGCCACCGGGGCCATTCCCATCGACTACCAGTACCAGCTGCCCGGCAGCCTGGCGCGCAAGCACGCGGTGCAGCTGGACTGGGAGCTGGGGCCGCGCAGCTTCGCGACGGCCAGCCTGGCGCAGCAGGAAATCCGCAACCCGCGCATGGCCGACGGGCGGCTGTACGGCCAGGCCATGGGCGCGCTGTTCGACTACGTGGGCACGCTGGCGCCCGCGCAGATGTCGGCGCAGACGCAGATCGACCCCTACCAGGGCACGCCGCGCTTCGGCCACGGGCGGCTGCGCCAGGCCGGCGTGGCGCTCAACCAGGTGCTGGCGCCGCGCTGGAGCCTGCTGGCCAGCTACGCCTGGGCCGACGCGCGCAACCTGGGCGCGGGCTACGAGGGGCTGCGCCTGCCCGGCGTGCCGCGCCATACCGCCGTGCTGGGCAGCACCTGGCGGCACACGGGGCGCGGCTACACGGTGCTGGGCATGGTGTACCGCGGCGGGCGCTTTGCCGACGAGGCCAACACGCAGGCGCAGGCGCCGGGCTGGACGGTATCGCTGGCCCACGCCCTGGAGTCGCCCAGCCGCGAGTGGGCGCTGTACCTGTCGGCGCAGCAGGCGCTGCAGCCCGGCGAAAAGCCCGTGCTGTGGGCGTTGCTGCGCTGGAGGCCGGGAAGCACCCCCTGA
- a CDS encoding sulfate adenylyltransferase codes for MTTDLIAASASPVSATGQNDHISALKFITCGSVDDGKSTLIGRLLVDSRAVLQDHLAGVQRGGETDLALLTDGLSAEREQGITIDVAYRYFATETRKFIIGDAPGHEQYTRNMVTAASQADAAVVLVDATKLDWQNPQLTLLPQTRRHSLLVHLLRVHSLVFAVNKLDAVADPALAFQHIRSALEQFARHAGIAVAATVPVSALKGWNVVDAQPGWCGYAGPSLLQILELLPNTPPDTALPLAFPVQWVEKFSSSSDTSQGRRVFWGRVGTGSVQPGTPVQVFPSGQLASVAQVLDHARRPTDVGAGQSAGIILDREVDVSRGDWIVAAPLPATPAEDDFDTPAAQPAWPGQRELAATVAWMDDEPLVAGRVYWALHGHRWVKAKVRRVVHRLDINTLAEEDAQQLEPNAIGHVELLLQEPLPAAPFARARLLGSLILVDTASHRTAGAILVN; via the coding sequence ATGACTACTGATTTGATAGCTGCCAGCGCAAGCCCAGTAAGCGCTACAGGCCAAAACGACCATATTTCTGCATTGAAGTTCATCACCTGCGGCAGCGTCGATGACGGCAAGAGCACGCTGATCGGCCGCCTGCTGGTGGACAGCCGCGCCGTGCTGCAGGACCACCTGGCCGGCGTGCAGCGCGGCGGCGAGACCGACCTGGCGCTGCTCACCGACGGCCTGTCCGCCGAGCGCGAGCAGGGCATCACCATCGACGTGGCCTACCGCTACTTCGCCACCGAGACGCGCAAGTTCATCATCGGCGACGCGCCCGGCCACGAGCAGTACACGCGCAACATGGTCACCGCCGCCTCGCAGGCCGACGCCGCCGTGGTGCTGGTGGACGCCACCAAGCTCGACTGGCAGAACCCCCAGCTCACGCTGCTGCCGCAGACGCGCCGCCACAGCCTGCTGGTGCACCTGCTGCGCGTGCACTCGCTGGTGTTCGCGGTGAACAAGCTCGACGCCGTGGCCGACCCGGCGCTGGCGTTCCAGCACATCCGCTCGGCCCTGGAGCAGTTCGCGCGGCACGCCGGCATCGCCGTGGCCGCCACCGTGCCCGTCTCCGCGCTCAAGGGCTGGAACGTGGTCGATGCCCAGCCCGGCTGGTGCGGCTACGCAGGCCCCAGCCTGCTGCAGATCCTGGAGCTGCTGCCCAACACGCCGCCCGACACCGCGCTGCCCCTGGCCTTCCCGGTGCAGTGGGTGGAGAAGTTCTCCTCGTCGTCCGACACCTCGCAGGGCCGCCGCGTGTTCTGGGGCCGCGTCGGCACGGGCAGCGTGCAGCCGGGCACGCCGGTGCAGGTCTTCCCCAGCGGCCAGCTGGCCAGCGTGGCCCAGGTGCTGGACCACGCGCGCCGCCCCACCGACGTGGGCGCGGGCCAGAGCGCCGGCATCATCCTCGACCGCGAGGTCGATGTCTCGCGCGGCGACTGGATCGTGGCCGCGCCGCTGCCCGCCACGCCGGCCGAGGACGACTTCGACACCCCCGCCGCCCAGCCCGCCTGGCCCGGCCAGCGCGAACTGGCGGCCACCGTCGCCTGGATGGACGACGAGCCGCTGGTGGCCGGCCGCGTGTACTGGGCGCTGCACGGCCACCGCTGGGTCAAGGCCAAGGTGCGCCGCGTGGTGCACCGCCTCGACATCAACACCCTGGCCGAGGAAGACGCGCAGCAGCTCGAACCCAACGCCATCGGCCACGTCGAGCTGCTGCTGCAGGAACCCCTGCCCGCCGCGCCCTTCGCCCGGGCACGTCTGCTGGGCTCGCTGATCCTGGTCGACACCGCCAGCCACCGCACGGCCGGTGCCATCCTGGTGAACTGA
- a CDS encoding adenylate/guanylate cyclase domain-containing protein produces the protein MADVARAWMQRVALALALCGLLAWLPAWDALARLEHDLLAAYGAGPPPAVGVLVVGIDEPSLAQLALAPPLPRALHARLIGSLRQGGAAALGMDLLFTQPAPDARDDAALAQALAGPLPVVLAAAEVPVPSSQVQDYRQRLAPVFAGARQGLVQIDADEDGVVRRAPAAPQALWRAVADAAGRPYTAPPPGALLRPYAPEQPLPYAHYTQALDAARQLPPGALRGRLVLLGQHTPVGGQDQHATALRLLGTGTQSGVFLHATALINALAGDWVRPVAPWVPWAQAALAVALAAWGLRHWHGGRALAVSAALGALAVAASAGSHLAGWWWPALPTLAALALHLNVGAAQAYWRERARRERLRRDFGRYVPRAVADALARADVAPSTRGERRELSLLFADLAGFTRASEHMPPEAVAQALNRYFSAMARTVHAHGGTLDKFIGDAVMAFWNAPLPQPGHAAQALACAQAMQQAMAGLHQAWQGTPFAATHLRIGLHSGVAAVGHLGSAERFTYTAVGDAVNTAARLEGANKAFGTRVLLSGALHARVPAATCLWLDSVVLAGRGAGLDVFTPCADTAAVQAAMALRTRVQAGDWAGALACWAALPQHVEAVGAGWAAHRLCLGKRLRALAAQGAPPAAFPRPLGK, from the coding sequence ATGGCGGATGTGGCACGGGCCTGGATGCAGCGGGTGGCGCTGGCGCTGGCCTTGTGCGGGCTGCTGGCCTGGCTGCCCGCGTGGGATGCGCTGGCGCGGCTGGAGCACGACCTGCTCGCGGCCTACGGCGCCGGGCCGCCGCCCGCCGTGGGCGTGCTGGTGGTGGGCATCGACGAGCCCTCGCTGGCGCAACTGGCGCTGGCGCCGCCGCTGCCGCGCGCCCTGCATGCGCGCCTGATCGGCAGCCTGCGCCAGGGCGGCGCGGCGGCGCTGGGCATGGACCTGCTCTTCACCCAGCCCGCGCCGGATGCGCGCGACGACGCGGCGCTGGCCCAGGCCCTGGCCGGCCCGCTGCCCGTGGTGCTGGCGGCCGCCGAGGTGCCGGTGCCCAGCTCGCAGGTGCAGGACTACCGCCAGCGCCTCGCCCCGGTCTTTGCCGGCGCGCGCCAGGGCCTGGTGCAGATCGACGCCGACGAAGACGGCGTGGTGCGCCGTGCCCCCGCCGCGCCGCAGGCCCTCTGGCGCGCCGTGGCCGACGCGGCGGGCCGCCCCTACACCGCGCCGCCGCCCGGCGCGCTGCTGCGCCCCTACGCGCCCGAGCAGCCCTTGCCCTACGCCCACTACACCCAGGCGCTGGACGCCGCGCGGCAACTGCCCCCCGGCGCGCTGCGCGGCCGGCTGGTGCTGCTGGGCCAGCACACCCCCGTGGGCGGGCAGGACCAGCACGCCACCGCGCTGCGCCTGCTGGGCACGGGCACGCAGTCCGGCGTGTTCCTGCACGCCACGGCCCTCATCAACGCGCTGGCGGGCGACTGGGTGCGGCCCGTGGCGCCCTGGGTGCCCTGGGCGCAGGCGGCGCTGGCCGTGGCCCTGGCGGCGTGGGGGCTGCGGCACTGGCATGGCGGCCGGGCGCTGGCCGTGAGCGCCGCGCTGGGCGCCCTGGCCGTGGCTGCCAGCGCGGGCAGCCATCTGGCGGGCTGGTGGTGGCCCGCGCTGCCCACGCTGGCCGCGCTGGCCCTGCACCTGAACGTGGGCGCGGCGCAGGCCTACTGGCGCGAGCGCGCGCGGCGCGAACGGCTGCGGCGTGACTTCGGCCGCTACGTGCCCCGCGCCGTGGCCGACGCGCTGGCGCGCGCTGATGTCGCGCCGTCCACCCGGGGCGAGCGGCGCGAGCTGTCGCTGCTGTTCGCCGACCTGGCCGGCTTCACCCGCGCCAGCGAGCACATGCCGCCCGAGGCCGTGGCCCAGGCGCTGAACCGCTACTTCAGCGCCATGGCGCGCACCGTCCATGCGCACGGCGGCACGCTGGACAAGTTCATCGGCGACGCCGTCATGGCCTTCTGGAACGCGCCGCTGCCCCAGCCCGGCCATGCCGCGCAGGCCCTGGCCTGTGCCCAGGCCATGCAGCAGGCCATGGCCGGGCTGCACCAGGCCTGGCAGGGCACGCCCTTCGCCGCCACGCACCTGCGCATCGGCCTGCACAGCGGCGTGGCCGCCGTGGGCCACCTGGGCTCGGCCGAGCGCTTCACCTACACGGCGGTGGGCGACGCGGTCAACACCGCCGCGCGGCTCGAAGGCGCGAACAAGGCCTTCGGCACGCGCGTGCTGCTGTCCGGGGCGCTGCACGCGCGCGTGCCCGCGGCCACGTGCCTGTGGCTCGACAGCGTGGTGCTGGCCGGGCGCGGCGCGGGGCTGGATGTTTTCACGCCCTGTGCCGATACTGCGGCCGTGCAGGCCGCCATGGCCTTGCGCACGCGCGTGCAGGCGGGCGACTGGGCCGGCGCGCTGGCCTGCTGGGCCGCGCTGCCGCAGCACGTTGAAGCCGTGGGCGCGGGCTGGGCGGCCCACCGCCTGTGCCTGGGCAAGCGCCTGCGGGCCCTGGCGGCGCAGGGCGCGCCGCCCGCGGCCTTTCCTCGGCCCCTGGGCAAATGA